The following proteins come from a genomic window of Triticum aestivum cultivar Chinese Spring chromosome 6A, IWGSC CS RefSeq v2.1, whole genome shotgun sequence:
- the LOC123128202 gene encoding uncharacterized protein, whose amino-acid sequence MAISHLARRLLSPSTATTTAKLFPGTSFSNPHAYARNPLLLLDPHCRFSASPNTTPNPAAAAAAAAPEAAPAPETTPLESMKHQEIEGPTVERDLSPLADEARAELDALRRAAQRLSASLAILGGTHLAAGAWIASGAAPVGVESAALVQGVAAFAFPFTAALVLRRVIKPVAFFQKMEANGRLQVLTLCLQASKNVNLMMLRTRVVAISCALGVSVGSVATILMR is encoded by the coding sequence ATGGCGAtctcccacctcgcccgccgcctccTGAGCCCCtcgaccgccaccaccaccgccaagcTCTTTCCCGGCACGAGCTTCTCGAATCCCCACGCCTATGCGCGAAACCCCCTCCTCCTACTCGACCCCCACTGCCGCTTCTCCGCGAGCCCAAACACCACCcctaaccccgccgccgccgccgccgccgccgctccagaAGCCGCCCCGGCTCCAGAAACCACCCCCCTGGAGTCGATGAAGCACCAGGAGATCGAGGGCCCCACGGTGGAGCGCGACCTGTCGCCGCTCGCCGACGAGGCGCGGGCGGAGCTCGACGCCCTCCGCCGCGCCGCGCAGCGCCTCAGCGCCTCCCTCGCGATCCTCGGCGGGACGCACCTCGCTGCAGGAGCGTGGATCGCCTCCGGGGCCGCGCCCGTCGGGGTCGAGTCGGCCGCGTTGGTGCAGGGCGTGGCGGCGTTCGCGTTCCCCTTCACGGCCGCCCTGGTGCTTCGCCGTGTCATCAAGCCCGTCGCCTTCTTCCAGAAGATGGAGGCCAACGGGAGGCTGCAGGTGCTCACGCTTTGCCTTCAGGCCTCGAAGAACGTTAACCTCATGATGCTCCGGACGCGGGTGGTCGCCATCTCTTGCGCCCTCGGAGTGTCGGTCGGATCGGTAGCCACGATCTTGATGCGGTAA